In candidate division WOR-3 bacterium, the following proteins share a genomic window:
- a CDS encoding PTS sugar transporter subunit IIA, whose amino-acid sequence MNLASLLSKDRVNLSLKPGKKDDVIKDLVYTIKKGNDAELIVSTLLKREELGSTGIGKGIAIPHCRSLAVEKLEIAIGRTNKPINFNSIDKKPVSLVFLIIAPPQDPGNQYLITLGKIVQIAKEITKKNLIQKAETPEEFITLINDVEKNLTKRK is encoded by the coding sequence ATGAACCTTGCAAGTTTGCTGTCAAAGGATAGGGTCAACCTATCTCTAAAACCTGGAAAAAAAGATGACGTCATAAAGGATCTTGTATACACAATCAAAAAAGGAAATGATGCAGAGCTTATTGTTTCTACACTCTTGAAAAGAGAAGAATTGGGTTCAACCGGCATTGGCAAAGGTATCGCCATACCTCATTGTCGTTCACTGGCTGTAGAAAAACTTGAAATCGCGATCGGTCGAACAAATAAGCCCATCAATTTCAATTCCATCGATAAAAAACCGGTTTCTCTGGTATTCTTGATCATCGCTCCCCCCCAGGATCCCGGCAATCAGTACCTGATAACGCTCGGGAAGATCGTACAGATCGCAAAGGAGATAACTAAGAAGAACCTGATCCAAAAAGCAGAAACACCGGAGGAATTCATAACTTTGATCAATGACGTCGAAAAGAATCTCACAAAAAGGAAATAG
- a CDS encoding C4-type zinc ribbon domain-containing protein codes for MPDIIEMHLKLLFDLDNLIADMEEPSYKKIGFQLEEEASLVLIQKRNDLLKKLPKEIAQAYEILKKRYHQAIAPVESEFCLGCFQKLPTQLSARTQEIVTCPNCGRILYWRKKE; via the coding sequence ATGCCAGACATCATTGAAATGCATTTGAAACTGCTATTCGATCTGGACAATTTGATTGCTGACATGGAGGAACCTAGTTACAAGAAAATAGGTTTTCAGCTCGAGGAGGAGGCAAGTCTTGTATTGATCCAGAAGCGAAATGATTTACTCAAGAAACTGCCCAAAGAGATCGCGCAAGCCTACGAAATTCTAAAGAAAAGATATCACCAGGCAATCGCACCTGTGGAAAGTGAATTTTGTCTGGGATGCTTTCAAAAACTGCCAACCCAGTTGTCAGCGCGTACTCAGGAGATCGTCACGTGCCCGAATTGCGGTAGAATATTGTACTGGCGAAAGAAAGAATGA
- a CDS encoding DUF3108 domain-containing protein, whose translation MIYETNDNGKIGSINVVSNLDSTGYNIVYTSDRVIEIRLDTHDLSTLYAKKTVKGKTELLITKNGGFDVHFKGRRFRYQDSRPVYDRHTLDFALRGFVYEPGVQHRFRLHIPEFMIVNADLDVEGDTIVQTPVGTFECWVIKMKPRIFFMNRKFYFFIEQDYPHRFVKYTDSSGANSIVLRDYGNTPASNN comes from the coding sequence ATGATATACGAAACAAATGATAACGGAAAGATCGGCAGCATCAATGTAGTTTCAAATCTTGATAGCACTGGCTATAATATCGTATACACTTCAGACAGGGTTATCGAAATCCGGTTAGACACACATGATCTCAGTACTCTATACGCCAAAAAGACCGTCAAAGGCAAGACGGAGTTACTCATTACAAAAAACGGCGGTTTCGATGTTCACTTCAAGGGGCGTCGATTCCGGTATCAAGACAGCAGACCTGTATATGACCGCCACACACTGGATTTTGCCCTGCGCGGTTTCGTTTATGAGCCCGGGGTTCAACACCGTTTTCGGCTGCACATACCAGAATTTATGATTGTCAATGCTGACCTTGACGTTGAGGGTGACACGATCGTCCAAACGCCGGTAGGAACTTTTGAGTGTTGGGTAATCAAAATGAAGCCGCGGATATTTTTTATGAACCGTAAGTTCTATTTTTTTATTGAGCAGGATTATCCTCACCGGTTCGTGAAGTACACTGATTCTTCGGGCGCTAACTCAATAGTGCTCAGAGACTACGGAAATACGCCTGCGTCGAACAACTGA
- a CDS encoding HAD-IA family hydrolase: MIKAIIFDLDNTLVDFMVMKDRAIEGAALAMIDAGLKMSKKDAVAKIYEIYEEEGIEDQRVFDKFLTRELGMIDYRIHAAGIIGYRRAREAALVLYPHVQLVLMELMKRGIKLAVLSDAPRLQAWLRLCQLNLHNIFDIVITFEDTNKRKPAPEPFRLALQKLQVEPEQAIMVGDWAERDIYGAKLLRMRTVFARYGDRFGTENSGADYEVEDIIHLLDIVDQVSRESTK, translated from the coding sequence TTGATAAAGGCGATAATATTCGATCTCGATAACACGCTTGTTGACTTCATGGTGATGAAGGACAGGGCAATTGAAGGTGCTGCGCTCGCAATGATCGATGCTGGATTGAAGATGTCCAAAAAAGACGCGGTAGCGAAAATTTATGAAATTTATGAAGAAGAAGGCATCGAAGACCAGAGGGTATTCGATAAATTCCTCACCCGTGAGCTCGGTATGATTGATTACCGGATCCACGCTGCCGGGATAATTGGTTATCGTCGGGCACGTGAGGCTGCTCTTGTGCTCTATCCACACGTTCAATTAGTGCTGATGGAACTGATGAAACGGGGGATCAAACTTGCAGTCTTGAGTGATGCACCGCGCCTGCAAGCGTGGTTGAGGTTGTGTCAATTGAACCTCCATAATATCTTCGACATCGTCATCACTTTCGAAGACACCAACAAAAGGAAACCCGCACCTGAACCTTTCAGACTGGCTCTGCAAAAGTTACAGGTTGAACCTGAACAGGCGATCATGGTTGGTGATTGGGCGGAGCGTGATATCTACGGAGCCAAATTACTGAGAATGAGGACAGTCTTTGCACGCTATGGTGATAGGTTCGGGACGGAGAACTCGGGCGCCGACTACGAGGTCGAGGATATCATTCATCTCCTTGATATCGTCGATCAAGTATCGCGCGAGAGTACAAAGTAG
- a CDS encoding DUF4921 family protein: protein MSEVRRDIVTDTWVIIDTENDRIPELPPRDSVVSGDCPFCEGNETRTPNEIYAVRAKGAPNSPGWQLRVIPNINPILRVEGELEKHGVGVYDMVTGIGANEVIVETPKHVTNFFELGEEQISLVMNTYRQRIDDLHKDKRMRYILVFKNHGSLAGASTMVHTHSDLIALPATPVRVKQKLSGAQEYYSYKERCLFCDIIQQEIEMGDRLISQSEYFVVIAPYASRFPFEILIIPKRHAFTYKLIDENEIMDLSRVLKKVCKTMYDALNDPPFNLILCDSPNLLPRTNYWTTIKSDYHWHIEITPRMYRTTGFELGTGFYINHIAPEKAAGMFRERL, encoded by the coding sequence ATGTCTGAGGTCAGAAGAGATATCGTCACTGATACGTGGGTCATAATCGACACGGAAAATGATCGAATCCCCGAGTTGCCGCCGAGAGATTCAGTGGTGTCTGGCGATTGTCCGTTTTGTGAAGGTAATGAAACCCGCACTCCGAACGAGATATATGCGGTACGCGCAAAAGGCGCTCCAAATAGCCCTGGATGGCAGCTGCGTGTCATTCCTAACATCAATCCTATACTCCGCGTCGAAGGTGAACTCGAGAAGCACGGCGTTGGGGTATATGACATGGTGACTGGTATAGGAGCCAACGAGGTCATTGTGGAGACACCCAAGCACGTGACGAATTTCTTTGAGCTTGGCGAAGAGCAGATATCGCTTGTCATGAATACTTACCGACAAAGGATAGATGATTTACACAAAGACAAACGAATGCGGTATATCCTTGTTTTCAAGAACCACGGTTCGCTCGCGGGAGCTTCGACAATGGTTCATACTCATTCCGATTTGATCGCCTTGCCGGCAACCCCGGTCCGGGTCAAACAGAAGTTAAGCGGAGCGCAGGAGTACTACAGCTACAAAGAACGGTGTTTGTTCTGTGACATAATCCAGCAGGAAATCGAAATGGGTGATCGTCTTATATCCCAGAGCGAGTACTTTGTCGTAATCGCTCCATACGCTTCGAGGTTTCCGTTCGAGATTCTGATCATACCGAAACGTCATGCATTCACGTACAAACTTATCGACGAGAACGAAATCATGGATCTGTCCCGGGTGCTGAAAAAAGTGTGCAAGACGATGTACGATGCTTTGAATGATCCTCCGTTCAATCTCATTCTATGTGATAGCCCGAACCTTTTGCCCAGGACAAACTACTGGACAACGATCAAGTCTGACTATCACTGGCACATTGAGATCACACCGAGGATGTATCGTACTACTGGCTTTGAACTTGGAACAGGATTCTACATAAACCATATTGCACCAGAGAAAGCCGCAGGAATGTTCAGGGAGAGACTTTGA
- a CDS encoding endonuclease V, with protein sequence MRIALLTQKQIQLAGRVRITPLKKNIASVAGADVACRRGYLYCSICVLSFPELNLQEERHASMREKMPYVPGFLSYRELPVIVMAYHRLKIKPQLIMVDGQGIAHPRGLGLASHAGVVLGLPTIGCAKSHLFGSYSMPGRVRGSYEYLEKDGRNIGLVIRTRSNVKPLFVSPGHLVNLRDCRRMVLATTEYRIPEPLRFAHRRAGHWAKSG encoded by the coding sequence TTGAGAATTGCCCTACTGACGCAGAAACAGATTCAGCTCGCCGGTCGGGTAAGAATAACCCCATTGAAGAAAAATATTGCATCAGTCGCGGGCGCGGATGTTGCCTGCAGACGGGGGTATCTCTATTGTTCGATATGTGTCCTTTCTTTCCCAGAACTCAACCTGCAAGAAGAAAGACATGCGAGCATGCGTGAGAAGATGCCCTACGTGCCCGGTTTTCTTTCCTACCGCGAACTTCCAGTCATAGTCATGGCATACCATAGGTTGAAGATCAAGCCGCAACTGATCATGGTCGATGGTCAGGGGATCGCTCATCCAAGGGGACTCGGCTTGGCATCACATGCTGGTGTTGTGTTAGGTTTGCCGACGATTGGCTGCGCGAAGTCGCATCTATTTGGTAGTTACAGTATGCCTGGCAGAGTACGCGGTTCGTACGAGTACTTGGAAAAAGATGGTAGGAATATCGGACTGGTCATCAGGACGCGCAGCAATGTAAAACCGTTGTTCGTGTCGCCGGGTCATCTTGTGAATCTACGCGATTGTCGTCGGATGGTGCTGGCGACGACAGAGTACAGAATACCTGAGCCGCTCAGATTCGCCCACCGAAGAGCTGGACACTGGGCAAAATCTGGTTAG
- the glmS gene encoding glutamine--fructose-6-phosphate transaminase (isomerizing), with translation MCGIIGYVGSRDVPSVLLGGLWRLEYRGYDSSGIAVISNGELIVRKVPGKLSELEELIKRKPVHGTIGVGHTRWATHGLPQENNTHPLLDCNEEMALVVNGIIENYVALKDELEEKGHIFRSLTDSEVIVHLIEENLKRGLVEAVRLTVRRLSGNFAFAVISVGEQNRLVCARHDAPLICCYNTKEAAVASDISGVVSIFDEVIYIPNDSIVVLGRGKCNITNFQGKEIRILPHKVSIEVGDIDKGHFPHFMFKEIFEQPKVLYNIVTERIVDSRIYPGKDLGLSEDELKKISRIVIQACGTSWHAGLVGKYLIEKFARIHTEVDISSEFRYRDAVLDSDTLVMAISQSGETADTIAGLREAKVKFLKVLSLVNVVQSSIHRESDGIIEIMAGPEIGVASTKAYTAEIVNLYFLALYLGLLRGFVSKTDLAGHFAALKKVPAQVEQILQLDSQIKEIAEIFCNSRDFLFLGRGLNYATALEGALKLKEISYINATGYAAGEMKHGPIALIDSKMPIVCINPRSSVYDKMLNNIQEAITRKGIPICIVTRGDRRTRGVSKHTILIPECLEYVSPILSVVPLQLLAYHIATLKGLDVDRPRNLAKSVTVE, from the coding sequence ATGTGTGGGATCATTGGCTATGTCGGAAGTCGTGATGTCCCGAGCGTATTGCTGGGAGGTTTGTGGCGACTCGAATACCGGGGATATGACTCGAGTGGCATTGCGGTGATAAGTAATGGCGAGTTAATAGTCAGAAAGGTACCAGGCAAACTTAGTGAACTCGAAGAGTTGATCAAGCGCAAGCCGGTCCACGGTACAATCGGTGTCGGGCATACAAGGTGGGCGACACATGGATTGCCACAGGAAAACAATACCCATCCGTTACTGGATTGCAATGAGGAGATGGCTCTTGTGGTCAATGGCATCATCGAAAATTATGTTGCGTTAAAAGATGAACTTGAGGAGAAGGGGCATATTTTTCGGTCATTGACCGATTCTGAGGTAATCGTCCATCTCATTGAAGAAAATCTGAAAAGAGGTTTGGTGGAAGCTGTCAGGCTCACTGTTCGGAGATTGAGCGGTAATTTCGCCTTTGCAGTCATCAGCGTTGGCGAGCAAAACAGACTGGTGTGTGCGCGGCATGACGCACCGTTGATTTGTTGCTACAACACAAAAGAGGCCGCAGTAGCTTCTGATATATCAGGAGTAGTGAGTATTTTTGACGAGGTAATCTATATTCCCAACGATAGCATAGTTGTGTTGGGTAGAGGCAAGTGTAACATAACGAATTTTCAAGGGAAGGAAATAAGAATTCTTCCTCATAAGGTGTCTATTGAGGTGGGGGATATCGACAAGGGGCACTTCCCTCATTTCATGTTTAAGGAAATATTCGAACAGCCAAAAGTATTGTACAACATCGTGACAGAAAGGATTGTGGACAGCCGGATATATCCTGGCAAGGATCTGGGTCTATCAGAAGATGAATTGAAAAAGATATCCAGAATTGTCATCCAGGCATGCGGCACGTCCTGGCACGCCGGTCTTGTCGGCAAATATCTGATCGAAAAATTCGCACGGATCCATACCGAAGTAGATATATCCAGCGAATTTCGGTACCGCGATGCAGTGCTGGATAGCGATACTCTCGTGATGGCAATCAGTCAATCCGGAGAGACAGCTGATACAATTGCCGGTCTGCGCGAAGCAAAGGTAAAATTTCTCAAGGTATTATCTCTGGTCAATGTTGTGCAATCGAGTATTCATCGCGAGTCGGACGGGATCATCGAAATTATGGCTGGTCCGGAGATCGGTGTTGCATCAACCAAAGCTTATACAGCGGAGATAGTGAATCTGTATTTTCTAGCTCTTTATCTGGGCCTGTTGAGAGGATTCGTCAGCAAAACAGACTTGGCCGGACACTTCGCGGCATTGAAGAAGGTACCGGCACAGGTTGAGCAGATCCTCCAACTCGACAGTCAAATAAAGGAGATCGCTGAGATCTTCTGCAATTCACGTGATTTCTTGTTTCTCGGTCGTGGTTTAAACTACGCGACTGCGCTTGAGGGTGCGCTCAAGCTAAAAGAGATCAGCTACATAAATGCGACAGGGTATGCTGCAGGTGAGATGAAGCACGGCCCGATCGCTTTGATAGACAGCAAGATGCCCATTGTTTGCATCAACCCGCGTTCGAGCGTCTATGATAAGATGTTGAATAACATCCAGGAAGCCATTACGCGCAAGGGCATTCCGATATGTATCGTGACCAGAGGTGATCGACGTACCCGAGGAGTCAGTAAGCATACGATACTGATCCCGGAATGTCTCGAGTATGTCTCGCCCATACTTTCCGTAGTACCACTACAGTTGCTTGCCTACCATATTGCAACACTGAAAGGACTTGATGTCGACCGGCCAAGGAATCTCGCAAAGAGCGTGACGGTTGAGTAA
- a CDS encoding RnfABCDGE type electron transport complex subunit D has translation MRKQPVMRRMMLAMVPCIMASIYFFGWRSLFIVLTSCFIGFATEYVFTRRHNEPVTEAVFVSAIIYALIMPPTIPWHILIFGMVFAIMFGKMVFGGFGFNVFNPAMVGRAFLYICFPVALTATWAPAAQGIWGALGTWSTALNPNAITAATPMALVKTGEAVSPALTALLLGRLSGTMGVTSAIAISVGGLYVFITKTANRWIILTVIITYVLANGILLLLNVKASPGILPALLGGGFLFGAFFMATDPISAPKTKRARIVYSVVIAGTTAIIRNFSVFNGGFMFSLLIANMFAPILDYAFKNRTHSIKSKELTGQR, from the coding sequence TTGAGAAAACAGCCGGTCATGCGGCGAATGATGCTTGCCATGGTACCCTGCATAATGGCATCGATATATTTCTTTGGCTGGCGGTCCCTTTTTATTGTACTCACATCATGTTTTATTGGTTTCGCCACGGAATACGTTTTCACACGCCGGCACAACGAACCCGTCACAGAAGCCGTATTCGTTTCTGCTATCATATACGCGCTCATCATGCCGCCAACGATACCATGGCATATACTGATCTTCGGTATGGTGTTCGCAATAATGTTCGGAAAGATGGTGTTCGGTGGTTTTGGCTTCAACGTCTTCAATCCGGCGATGGTTGGCCGTGCGTTCTTATACATATGCTTTCCCGTCGCACTCACCGCGACGTGGGCACCGGCTGCACAGGGCATCTGGGGCGCGCTGGGCACCTGGAGTACGGCGCTTAACCCTAATGCCATCACGGCCGCGACCCCGATGGCCCTGGTCAAAACAGGAGAAGCAGTATCACCAGCCCTGACCGCTCTGCTGCTGGGTAGATTGTCAGGTACCATGGGCGTGACCAGTGCCATAGCAATAAGCGTCGGTGGCCTCTATGTTTTCATTACGAAAACGGCGAATCGATGGATCATCCTTACGGTGATCATCACATACGTTCTGGCAAACGGCATACTCTTACTACTGAATGTGAAAGCGTCTCCGGGTATTTTACCGGCACTGCTCGGTGGCGGTTTTCTCTTTGGCGCTTTCTTTATGGCAACCGATCCAATTAGCGCACCAAAAACGAAGAGAGCGCGCATAGTATATTCCGTGGTTATCGCGGGCACTACAGCCATTATCAGAAATTTCTCGGTCTTCAATGGCGGATTCATGTTCTCCCTGCTCATCGCAAATATGTTCGCACCGATTCTGGATTATGCCTTCAAGAATCGAACTCACAGCATAAAGAGCAAGGAACTGACCGGACAGCGCTAA
- a CDS encoding FMN-binding protein, whose protein sequence is MNLKDKAWFPVIYMFMLTLILSTVLIIFGTITRKRVKENEAIAFERAVIQSLPVEIAGTTAPWQIHQIYLSSIREADETSAGAFRYVKGDSIKGYALPLEGPGFWAPIKGVIGFEPDAMTISGIAFYEQNETPGLGGEITKTSFREQFVGKRISQTGTPLQIRGPTEPLDESSVHAITGATQTSNRLAKFMNENISQWRARMAEQK, encoded by the coding sequence ATGAATCTGAAGGACAAAGCGTGGTTTCCAGTGATCTACATGTTCATGCTTACCCTGATATTGAGCACCGTTTTGATCATATTTGGTACGATCACACGTAAAAGGGTCAAGGAAAACGAAGCGATCGCCTTTGAGCGAGCGGTGATACAGTCCTTGCCGGTCGAAATCGCGGGTACAACGGCGCCATGGCAAATACATCAGATCTATCTATCCAGTATCCGCGAGGCCGATGAAACTAGTGCAGGGGCGTTCAGGTATGTAAAAGGAGATTCAATCAAAGGCTACGCCCTGCCTCTGGAAGGCCCCGGCTTCTGGGCGCCGATCAAAGGGGTGATCGGCTTCGAGCCCGACGCGATGACCATAAGCGGTATCGCATTCTATGAGCAGAACGAAACGCCGGGACTCGGCGGAGAGATCACAAAAACCTCATTCCGCGAGCAATTCGTGGGCAAAAGAATATCACAAACAGGCACGCCGCTCCAGATTCGTGGTCCAACCGAACCGCTCGATGAGAGTTCTGTACATGCAATAACCGGCGCAACCCAGACAAGCAATAGACTGGCGAAATTCATGAATGAAAATATCAGCCAGTGGCGCGCACGAATGGCGGAGCAAAAATGA
- a CDS encoding NADH:ubiquinone reductase (Na(+)-transporting) subunit D — protein sequence MIAAKRTRDVVLTAIWGENPVFRQILGICSALAVTNLVLNTMVMGAAVIFTTALSGFTVSVMRKYTPRIIRMMVEVLIIAFYVILFDQALKAYWPDMSRNLGPYVGLIITNCIIMGRAEAFANANPPVLSFIDGLSSGVGYSLILICVAVVRELLGMGSLLGIPMPFLSSSMWDRWIIMVMPPGAFFTLAVIVWIARTIQKEKDQKSTEAKK from the coding sequence ATGATTGCGGCCAAACGAACAAGAGACGTCGTGCTGACAGCAATCTGGGGAGAGAATCCGGTCTTCCGGCAGATCCTCGGCATATGCAGTGCCCTCGCTGTAACGAATCTCGTACTGAACACAATGGTTATGGGAGCGGCCGTAATTTTCACAACTGCCCTTTCGGGTTTCACCGTATCGGTAATGCGCAAATACACGCCACGTATCATCAGAATGATGGTCGAAGTCTTGATCATCGCCTTCTACGTAATTCTGTTCGATCAAGCACTCAAGGCTTACTGGCCGGACATGAGCAGGAACCTGGGTCCTTATGTCGGCCTCATCATAACTAACTGTATCATAATGGGAAGAGCCGAAGCCTTCGCCAATGCGAATCCACCTGTGCTTTCATTCATCGACGGTTTGTCCTCAGGTGTCGGCTATTCACTGATATTGATCTGTGTCGCCGTGGTTCGCGAACTCCTCGGGATGGGTTCACTCCTTGGTATACCGATGCCCTTTCTCTCATCTTCAATGTGGGACCGCTGGATAATAATGGTGATGCCACCGGGCGCATTCTTCACATTGGCAGTGATCGTCTGGATAGCGAGAACGATTCAAAAAGAAAAAGACCAGAAAAGCACAGAGGCAAAGAAATGA
- a CDS encoding NADH:ubiquinone reductase (Na(+)-transporting) subunit E (Part of the NQR complex which consists of NqrA, NqrB, NqrC, NqrD, NqrE and NqrF; NQR complex catalyzes the reduction of ubiquinone-1 to ubiquinol by two successive reactions, coupled with the transport of Na(+) ions from the cytoplasm to the periplasm; NqrE is probably involved in the second step, the conversion of ubisemiquinone to ubiquinol.) produces the protein MTGSSNSMIHLAIVLFTAVFTDNILLARFLGMCSFLSVSRQVKTAVGLGLAVVFVMTFTIALDWLAYRYILEPYAIEYFRFILFIVIIAAFVQFIEMAIERYSPVLYQNLGIFLPLITVNCAILGASLFMVIREYSLAEAIAFGFGSGGGWMLAIVAMAGIREKLNNARIPKGLQGPGITLVIAGIMALAFIGFTGVLSGR, from the coding sequence ATGACCGGCTCCAGCAATAGCATGATACATCTGGCGATCGTCCTCTTCACGGCAGTCTTCACCGATAATATTCTCCTCGCCAGGTTCCTCGGTATGTGCTCGTTCCTTTCCGTTTCACGGCAGGTCAAAACGGCCGTGGGTTTAGGACTTGCAGTGGTCTTTGTCATGACGTTCACGATAGCTCTTGATTGGCTTGCGTATCGATACATACTCGAGCCGTATGCTATCGAGTATTTTCGTTTCATCCTCTTCATAGTAATAATCGCAGCATTCGTTCAATTCATTGAGATGGCTATCGAGCGCTACTCGCCAGTGCTGTACCAGAACCTCGGTATATTTCTACCGCTGATCACTGTCAATTGTGCGATCCTCGGAGCCTCTCTCTTCATGGTCATCCGGGAATACAGCCTGGCCGAGGCGATCGCGTTTGGCTTCGGAAGTGGCGGAGGATGGATGCTGGCAATTGTCGCCATGGCAGGGATACGGGAGAAGCTTAACAATGCACGTATACCAAAAGGCCTGCAGGGACCGGGGATTACCCTGGTCATCGCCGGTATCATGGCTCTGGCTTTCATCGGCTTCACCGGTGTACTCTCCGGAAGATGA